GAGAAAGATGGGAAAGCCTTCCACCCGACCTATGAGGATAAACTCCGTCTGGTAGCCCTCCATAAGCAGGTGTTGCTGGGGCCTTATAACCCCGATGCTTCCCCTGAGGTGGGATTCTTCGATGTGCTGGGAAATGACCGCAGGTAAGCTTTGATTTGATCTTTGACCTGGCTGTGCTTCCCTGCTGTTAGAGTCACAtaagctatttttaatttttatgtttcagtGCTAGTAAAGTGTTGTCATTGAGCTCATTTATATCATAATGTGTGTGGAAATACAGTCTTTAAATGCTATTCATACTTATCCTATAGCTGCTGTTGTAGTgtacaagctttttttttaatgtgaatttttttttttttagtctgtgaCGTTTAGGTATTTTGTTGTGGATATACAGATGGGAATCTGCAATAACAATTGTAAATTTTTCAGAAAGGAATGGGCATCGTTGGGCAACATGGAGAAGGATGAGGCCATGCTGGAGTTTGTAAAGCTGTTGAACAAATGTTGCAGTTTATTTGCACCTTTCGTCGCGTCACACAAGATTGAAAAGGAGgagcaagagagaaagaggtcAGACTTGCAGATAAAGATGATTGATTTTTCCTTCTTTATCGATGTTATCTTCTCACTTTGTTAGTGTCACACACCTTTAAATTAGACTTATTTACTGTTTTACCCATTAACCAATTGGATCTCTCCGTAAACTCACAGATGTCTCTTATGTTGTGTATGGTGTCTTGTTTTTCCTGAGAAGGAGGGAGGAAGAGGAACAGCGGCGTAGAGAGGAAGAAGAGCGTGAGCGGCTGCGgcaggaggaggagagacgcagacgtgaggaagaggagagactgaggagagaagaggaggagagaagacAAGTTGAGGAGGAACGACTCCGTGTAGAGCAACAGAAGTGAGTGACACTTGTTGAATTATTCCAGATCTAAAGTAAAACAGGATCGTTTGAAAATGTCTGTTGAAAGACTCAAGGCTGGAATATGCCACGTGACTTTTgtccagatatttttttttttcagcatcagaCTGGTTCTGTCCAGTCATTGGATATTGTGTATTATATACAATATCATTAAGCCcaagtcatttataaaataaaaataaaaaaatgagaccttttcatattttgtatatGGAACttctataataataaacattgcataataatatttcaaggGTTATCCTCATAGGTtgggtaatattttgttttttttctgaaagagcTGGTAGTGTGTGATTCTCAGTTGttttagtgtatgatgcccagtttgTCTTTGTAAACATATACAAATTTAACAAGCATATGTTGCCtagtgttttaatatttgttcagatttttaaaattatgtagtGTATTCAAGCCTTTTGTAGTAGAGCCCAGGGTTGGGCTGATGCCAACTTTTTGGCTTCGGTAAAATGCCAGTCTCTTTGATAATAAATTGATGGCCTTGAATGACTGATGAAGTTAAACTAGGACTGTTAACACTTTcagtaatttaaaatgaatttgcaaACTCATGACACATGAAAATGCGAAAGTCTTTAACCCCACCTAGAATAATTTCTCAACCACCTGAAATAGTGGGAGGTTATTTCAGCTGtcatacacattatttaaaattaaagtctCATTAAAAAGGGtgaaaaagctgcttgtttgtactTGTTTAGTACTGGTACACTATGCAACCCTAGTGATGCTTGATTGTgcacataattaatttttttctcactttctctGGTGTGTTAGGCAGCAGATCATGGCTGCACTGAATGCGCAGACAGCGGTGCAGTTCCAGCAGTATGCAGCGCAGCAGTACCCTGACAGTCCCGAGCAGCAGCTCATCCTCATTCGACAGCTGCAGGAGCAGCACTATCAGCAGTACATGCAGCAGCTGTATCAGGTGCAGCTGGCTCAGCAGCAGGTGAGAGAGAGCCCATGATTCACTCTCCCAGTCCCACCCAATGTCTGCAATGCTTTTGTGATACATGAGAAactacaatactgttcaaaaatttcGAGCcgttacaattttttatttttagacgaaaaaaataattttattaggcaaggatgaattttttttacatttcagatttCAAATTAAAACTGTCCTTCTAAtagtcaaagaatcctgaaaaaatcacTGTTTCTGACAACATATTAAGCGGcacatttcttgagcagcaagttataaaatattataactgaaggatcatgtgacattgaagactggagtaatggctgctgaaaattcagctttgccatcacaggaataaattgcattttaaaatgtattaaaatgtcgAACTAAAAATtttgatattactgtttttactgtatttttgattaaaaaaatgcagctttggtaaacataagaggctttcatcaaaaacatttcttactgaccccagtcttttgaatggtagtgtatatgtgctcagttttatttattatggaaAGCGTTTCCTCTGCGTTTTTATAGTTGATAAGCCTGTTCATATGGATATGCACCATTATGCAATTGTCACATTTAATTATTCAGATTCAGAACAGACCTGTATGCAACCCACCAGTTAATACTGACTGGTATAAAGAACAAAACTGGAGTGGTAGGATTTGGTTTGCAGGTAGATTATTGAATGTGGTTTACACACCTGTCATCGAAAGCAAAACTGGTTTTATTGTCATGTAATGGACTTTGACTCACcgatgcaatacattttttatttctgtgtacaTTTCCCCGGGGGCTGCCATGGTCCAGCTTGTTAAATTTCCATCTGAGCTTCTAAGCTTGACTAATGGTGTTTTAATtgataatttaaaagaaaagaggCTGGTTTTTCCAAGTTCTAGAATGTAATTTAGCATAATTCTggacgttttttttgtttgtttgtttgtttgttacagtTGTGTGATGCCAATGTTTTCACTGTTCTCTCCAGGCTGCCCTGCAGAAACAGCAGGAGGATGCTATAGTGCTGTCTACATTAGAGGCAAGTGAGGTGTCAGCACCTTCTGCTGGAGAGGAGGCTCCCACACTGAACGGCCAGGCAGAGTCCACTACTGACAGCTTAGAGCAAGAGCCAGACCTGGAGCCTGCAGAAGAGGTCACAGAGAATGGACCCACTGGTGAGTTTGCGTATTTCTGCCACTTCATTTTAACTGCTGTTAATGTCAACTTCAAATCAAGCAAACTAAATTTTCTCTCAGTTTCCCATTGAGAAAAAAAGCCAACTGTAACTGATATATATCCATATTAATCTATCAAATGTAGTTAAATGGAGATCTGAATATAGAGGTTGTGAATTGAAATCGAGTTGAATTTCAAAAGACACATTCTCTAATATACCATATTCCTGGTTCTCAGACTCTCCCCCTGTAATAGCAGCTCCCTCCATGTGGACCCGGCCACAGATAAAAGACTTTAAAGAGAAGATCCGTCAGGATGTGGACTCTGTGATCACAGTGGGCCGGGGGGAAGTGGTGACCGTCAGGGTTCCCACCCACGAGGAGGGCTCTTATCTCTTCTGGGAGTTCGCCAGTGACTATTATGACATTGGCTTTGGAGTCTTTTTTGAATGGACTGACTCTACTAACGCATCGGTCAGCGTGCACGTCAGCGAGTCTAGTGACGAAGACGAGGATGAAGAAGGTGAGGAACGAATGTGGTGATTCTTTGCTACCATGTTATCGACTAATAATGGATCCCATGTAAATGCTCAGATTTAAATCTCAAATctcattttcatactgtacattataatttttcacttgtcatatttaaaataattttagtttttttttagtgttttaaattttatttaaacaatttgtatagatttttaatatcgttcataaaatgaaaatagtgATTTATTGGtattaaacagaattttaatgtcagtgcaaataaatatacacaattatCAGTTTTCTTTCAAACGAAAAGCTCAAGGGTTTAGTGCTCttaaatgattaatcgcgattaattgcatccaaaataagtttttgtttacataaaatctGTGTGTAAAtttattaggtatatatatataaatactaacacaagcatttatatatttttagaaaaatatgtttgtatatttaatatatttacatataaattatatgaatataaacatagacatgcaaatattttcactgtatatactctatgtgtgtttgtttatatatataatacgtaTGCACAGTATAAACATATtatgaaaacacaaacttttattttgtcggcgattaatcacgattaatcgtttgacagcactacaagGGTTTAACTCTTGCAAGAGAAATTAAGCCATAAGTATtgtagttttactgttttactgtgtagattaaaataattaatatactgaaatatgaaaaatatttttttattttatagttgcagttgtataatatatatttgtctaaTTACAATTATATCATCCGAGTCAGCTATTTGACCTGAAGATTCGAAGACATCAAagaattcaaatataaaataacttcatttgtagtgtaaattgaattttttttgttttttggatattggccataaaatgaaaataattaccaTCTTATTGATAacagacagaattttaatatcaatgaGTTTTTAAATTGTGGCAATCATAAGGCTACTTTTGATATAAAATTTAGATAGattgtttgaatttcatgttATGTTTTCTGTAAATATGATTTGTAGATTTAAGTCctgttctctttctctcaggtGAAGGCCAGTCTGAGGAGGAGAAAGCCAAGAAAGAGGTTGGGAAACCGCAGGTGGATGAGATTGTGCCGGTGTACCGGCGGGATTGTCATGAGGAGGTGTACGCTGGGAGTCACCAGTATCCCGGCCGCGGCATATATTTGCTCAAGTTTGACAACTCCTACTCGCTCTGGAGGTCTAAAACAGTCTACTACAGAGTATATTACACCAGATAAGCCTGGACTCAAGACTGTGGGACAGGAATGTGTGCGTGTATGTTAAGAGATAGATGGAAAGAGAGAAATTTATGGCATGTCCACTACTGGGGAAGGGACAAAGAAATgtaacatgagtgtgtgtgtttcgaTGTGTATGCAAACTGTTGTTTGAGTCCCGGAGGAATGGGTCATGTGCTTGGCACCTCTGTTTTGCACTCTAAAAGATGTACTCTGTGATTTTGTGCTTGATATTCTAACTTCAGCCTCCATCTTCTAATGCCATCCAAAGAGGTGCAGGATATATTGGTGTGTCCTAATTAAAACGGCCTACAAATGACATGTTTAGATAATAAACAACGGAGCAAACACTAACACGCCTTTCAGGACACTGGAGTACTTCCTTATTTAGGTCAACACGGAGTAAATCAGCCAATGGAGTGCATCTGTACCGATGTTTTCCTCCTATCAGCACACAGAACTGAAGGGCATCGGTGAGATAAAACGACTGGAAAGGACTTTTCTAACAATGCAAAGGTGGATCTGGAGGCCTTTATAAGAAGAGATTTTGCAGCATTTTCTAAACCAGATGGATTGTGTCTAAAacgtttaatatttattaatctctGTGGTAGAGTAGGGTCATGTTTGTGTCTGTAAGTCATATAAGATTTATCCCATTTCTTCATCATTCGCTTCTGTGCTTCCACAGAGCCCCAGATTTATTGTCTGTGTTCGTTTTTTGCATTTTCGGTTTGTTTTGCATATGTGGTCAATGCAAGATTTATCAGTATTGACTTTTAATGTGGCACAGCTAGGAGTTGGAAACATTCTTGCCTTTCAGTTTGGTCATTTCTTTGTTGCTTTATGCATGTAGTTACATACAGTCGTGTAAGATCTTCAAACTTAATGTATTTTGATTGGAATTTCTACTCGTCACTCTTATACTTGGTTCTCTATGGCAGAAATAACAAGCTTCTCTCATTGTCATTATCTTAATACTGAAGTGTTTGTATAGATGATTGAGACTAACTATCAAAAGCTGCATTTGAGTTGCTGATTAAcgttttctgttatttattggACTGTTCAGTGCATTGAAGATTATTACAGTGAAGTTCCTGAGGATTTGCAGACTTCTTTTCTTCAAAAATACCTGCTCTAGCCGCTCTGGATTCATCACTGGCTGTATCATTGAGTGAAATGTCGCGTTCATGATTGTATGTCAAAGACGCCTGTGTAATGCAGGTCACTGCTATCCAGCTGTGATCAAACATCGTCCATATATACAGATGCAGATGCTGTTACACTGTGTTCGCTTGATGAATAAAGCAGTTTGTTGGAGTGTTAAGAGCTGTGATGATTCAGTGTTCATAGAGACCGCCGTGCTAAAGCTGTCCAAAGACT
The sequence above is drawn from the Cyprinus carpio isolate SPL01 chromosome B20, ASM1834038v1, whole genome shotgun sequence genome and encodes:
- the LOC109064974 gene encoding Golgi resident protein GCP60 isoform X1; translated protein: MATEVQSGDLNSANSSRLEVSIDGLTLSPDSEGEQEQAEASAAHSAGNPELSDDGEEGDPASSATIEGRWGFSLVELYGLALRFFKEKDGKAFHPTYEDKLRLVALHKQVLLGPYNPDASPEVGFFDVLGNDRRKEWASLGNMEKDEAMLEFVKLLNKCCSLFAPFVASHKIEKEEQERKRREEEEQRRREEEERERLRQEEERRRREEEERLRREEEERRQVEEERLRVEQQKQQIMAALNAQTAVQFQQYAAQQYPDSPEQQLILIRQLQEQHYQQYMQQLYQVQLAQQQAALQKQQEDAIVLSTLEASEVSAPSAGEEAPTLNGQAESTTDSLEQEPDLEPAEEVTENGPTDSPPVIAAPSMWTRPQIKDFKEKIRQDVDSVITVGRGEVVTVRVPTHEEGSYLFWEFASDYYDIGFGVFFEWTDSTNASVSVHVSESSDEDEDEEGEGQSEEEKAKKEVGKPQVDEIVPVYRRDCHEEVYAGSHQYPGRGIYLLKFDNSYSLWRSKTVYYRVYYTR
- the LOC109064974 gene encoding Golgi resident protein GCP60 isoform X2, which produces MATEVQSGDLNSANSSRLEVSIDGLTLSPDSEGEQEQAEASAAHSAGNPELSDDGEEGDPASSATIEGRWGFSLVELYGLALRFFKEKDGKAFHPTYEDKLRLVALHKQVLLGPYNPDASPEVGFFDVLGNDRRKEWASLGNMEKDEAMLEFVKLLNKCCSLFAPFVASHKIEKEEQERKRREEEEQRRREEEERERLRQEEERRRREEEERLRREEEERRQVEEERLRVEQQKQQIMAALNAQTAVQFQQYAAQQYPDSPEQQLILIRQLQEQHYQQYMQQLYQVQLAQQQAALQKQQEDAIVLSTLEASEVSAPSAGEEAPTLNGQAESTTDSLEQEPDLEPAEEVTENGPTAPSMWTRPQIKDFKEKIRQDVDSVITVGRGEVVTVRVPTHEEGSYLFWEFASDYYDIGFGVFFEWTDSTNASVSVHVSESSDEDEDEEGEGQSEEEKAKKEVGKPQVDEIVPVYRRDCHEEVYAGSHQYPGRGIYLLKFDNSYSLWRSKTVYYRVYYTR